One window of Papaver somniferum cultivar HN1 chromosome 9, ASM357369v1, whole genome shotgun sequence genomic DNA carries:
- the LOC113310451 gene encoding importin-11-like: MDNNSSTMALSASDLPTIYSLIANSLSSDQNLRKPAESALSQSESRPGFCSCLMEVITAKDLVSQSDIRLMASVYFKNGINRYWRNRRDSSGISNEEKIHLRQKLLSHMREENYQIAVQLAVLISKIARIDYPKDWPEIFTVLAQQLQSADTLTSHRIFMVLFRTLKELSTKRLTSDQKNFAQISSQFFEYIWHLWQTDMHTILNSFSALAQNIVEHQDDLYLTSERWLLCLKIIRQLILSGFQSDTKSFQEVRPVKEVCPVLLNAIQSLLPYYSSFQGKHDKFHNFTKRACTKLMKVLVTLQSKHPYSFGDKCVLPPVMDFCLNRITNPEPELGSFEEFLIQCMVMVKAILECKEYKPILTGRVINESANSLEQLKKNISGAVVEVLSSLLPSDRVILLCNVLIRRYFVFTATDLDDWYQNPESFHHEQDMIQWTEKLRPCAEALYIVLFENHSQLLGPVVVSILQEAMNGCSASETSITPGMLLKDAAYGAAGHVYYELSNYLNFKDWFNGALSLELTTDHPNMRIIRRKVALILGQWVSEIKDDTKRPVYCALIRLLQDKDLAVRLAACRSLNFLIEDSNFSERDFTDLLPTCWGLCFNLIDEVQEFDSKVQVLNLISVLIAHVNGINPFANRLVEFFQKIWEESTGESLLQIQLLVALKNFVVALGYQSPMCYNMLLPILQKGIDVNSPDELNLLEDSVLLWEATLCNAPSMVPQLLGFFPYLVEIMERSFDHLQVAVNIIEGYIILGGTEFLSMHASTVAKLLDAVVGNVNDRGLISTLPVIEILIQCFPIEAPPLIGSTLQKLIIICLSGGDERDPSKAAVKSYSAAILARILVTNTNYLAHLTSDPSLFLALQQASISIEDNVLLCLVDIWIEKVDSVTSIQRKAFGLALAIILSLRVPQVLDKLDQILSVCTSVVVGDDLNDEESSGDNMNGSEALLEVTVPSKDFRKRQIKASDPIKQLSLENSVRENLQTCASIHGETSFNAAISKMHPVAYAQLEKALKRQ; this comes from the exons atggataatAATAGTTCAACAATGGCTTTATCTGCTTCAGACTTACCTACGATCTATTCATTGATTGCCAATTCACTTAGTTCTGATCAAAACTTGCGTAAACCTGCCGAATCCGCTCTTTCTCAGTCCGAAAGTAGACCTGGTTTTTGTTCTTGCCTCATG GAAGTGATTACTGCGAAGGATCTGGTTTCTCAGTCTGATATTCGCTTAATGGCTTCCGTGTATTTTAAGAATGGTATAAATCGTTATTGGAGAAATAGGCGCGATTCCTC AGGAATAAGCAATGAAGAGAAGATACATTTGAGACAGAAGTTGTTGTCACACATGAGGGAAGAAAATTATCAG ATTGCTGTTCAGTTGGCTGTTCTAATCTCAAAAATTGCTCGCATTGATTATCCAAAAGATTG GCCAGAGATCTTCACAGTTTTAGCACAACAACTTCAATCGGCAGATACTCTTACTTCACACCGAATATTCATGGTTCTCTTTCGAACCTTGAAGGAGTTGTCAACCAAGCGGCTCACGTCTGACCAAAAGAACTTTGCACAG ATATCCTCCCAATTTTTTGAGTATATTTGGCACCTTTGGCAGACTGATATGCATACCATACTTAACAGTTTCTCCGCACTTGCCCAAAATATCGTGGAACATCAAGATGATCTGTATTTGACTTCTGAGAGATGGTTGTTGTGTTTGAAGATAATAAGACAGCTAATTCTTTCCGGATTTCAGAGTGATACAAAATCATTCCAG GAGGTGCGGCCGGTCAAGGAAGTCTGTCCTGTTCTCTTGAATGCTATTCAGTCACTTCTTCCATATT ATTCATCTTTTCAGGGTAAACATGATAAGTTTCACAACTTCACTAAGAGAGCCTGCACGAAATTGATGAAAGTTTTAGTCACGCTACAGAGCAAACACCCTTACTCCTTTGGTGATAAATGTGTTCTTCCACCTGTGATGGACTTCTGTTTGAATAGAATTACAAATCCTGAGCCAGAGTTAGGATCCTTTGAGGAATTTCTGATTCAGTGCATGGTCATGGTGAAAGCGATATTGGAATGTAAAGAATACAAGCCCATCCTCACTGGGCGTGTGATAAATGAGAGTGCGAATTCACTGGAGCAGTTGAAGAAAAACATTTCTGGTGCAGTTGTGGAAGTTCTTTCCTCTCTATTGCCTAGTGATCGTGTAATCCTGTTGTGTAATGTATTGATAAGGAG GTATTTTGTATTCACCGCAACTGATTTAGATGATTGGTATCAGAACCCTGAATCCTTCCATCATGAGCAAGATATGATTCAGTGGACTGAAAAACTAAGGCCATGTGCAGAAGCTCTATATATTGTATTGTTCGAAAATCATAGCCAG CTCTTAGGTCCTGTAGTTGTTTCCATACTTCAAGAAGCAATGAATGGCTGTTCAGCTTCAGAAACTTCGATCACTCCTGGAATGCTTCTTAAGGATGCTGCTTATGGTGCTGCTGGACATGTATACTATGAGCTCTCAAATTATCTGAATTTCAAAGACTG GTTCAATGGTGCTTTGTCCCTCGAACTCACAACTGACCATCCAAATATGCGCATTATACGCCGAAAAGTAGCCCTGATTCTGGGGCAATGGGTTTCAGAG ATTAAAGATGACACCAAAAGACCAGTTTACTGTGCTTTGATCAGATTGCTTCAGGACAAAGACTTGGCTGTTAGG CTGGCAGCGTGTAGGTCCTTGAATTTTCTTATCGAGGATTCAAATTTCTCTGAACGTGATTTTACTGATCTGCTTCCAACATGTTGGGGTTTATGCTTTAATCTGATAGATGAAGTGCAGGAGTTTGACTCGAAG GTTCAGGTTTTGAATCTGATTTCTGTGCTTATTGCACATGTTAACGGAATCAATCCATTTGCAAACAGGCTGGTGGAGTTCTTTCAGAAG ATCTGGGAGGAATCTACCGGTGAAAGCCTGCTACAGATTCAACTGCTTGTTGCGCTAAAGAATTTTGTGGTTGCACTTGGTTATCAATCACCCATGTGCTATAACATGCTATTGCCGATCCTGCAGAAGGGTATTGATGTTAATAGCCCTGACGAACTCAATCTCCTGGAAGATAGTGTGCTG CTATGGGAAGCGACACTTTGTAATGCTCCCTCAATGGTGCCACAACTATTGGGATTCTTCCCTTACCTGGTGGAAATCATGGAAAGAAGCTTTGATCACCTGCAG GTTGCAGTCAATATCATCGAGGGTTATATAATTTTAGGTGGAACGGAGTTCTTAAGCATGCATGCTTCAACGGTGGCTAAACTTCTTGATGCAGTTGTTGGTAATGTAAACGATAGAGGACTGATCTCAACGCTTCCAGTCATTGAAATCTTAATACAG TGCTTTCCAATCGAAGCCCCTCCATTGATTGGTAGTACGCTTCAG AAATTAATCATAATATGCCTAAGTGGGGGCGATGAGCGTGATCCTTCTAAAGCAGCTGTGAAGTCTTATTCTGCAGCCATTCTCGCGAGGATATTGGTAACCAATACCAATTACCTTGCTCACTTAACATCAGATCCATCCCTATTTTTGGCTCTCCAACAAGCTAGCATTTCAATCGAGGACAATGTACTTCTTTGCTTGGTTGACATATGGATTGAAAAG GTTGACAGTGTGACATCCATCCAGAGGAAAGCTTTTGGTTTAGCTCTtgctattattttatctttaagaGTACCTCAAGTCCTCGATAAACTTGATCAGATACTAAG TGTCTGTACAAGTGTTGTAGTAGGTGATGACTTAAATGACGAAGAATCTAG TGGTGATAACATGAATGGTTCTGAGGCTCTACTTGAGGTTACGGTTCCAAGTAAAGATTTTAGGAAGAGACAG ATTAAAGCTTCAGATCCTATCAAACAACTATCTCTGGAAAATTCTGTGAGAGAAAACCTCCAAACGTGCGCCTCAATCCACGGGGAGACATCTTTCAATGCTGCAATCAGCAAAATGCATCCAGTGGCATATGCACAATTAGAAAAGGCTTTGAAGAGGCAGTAA